The Humulus lupulus chromosome 4, drHumLupu1.1, whole genome shotgun sequence genome has a window encoding:
- the LOC133832864 gene encoding uncharacterized protein LOC133832864: MYRLLEASQQRSNKEIKTLIEAQARLEAEIAELRRSADTTPNTQAYDNLDSSRFDVLIDRVNSPHQHMNPSNGRSQGISPPSGTEERQAPTSDTHGRAEAEPTGPAQPAAEIRPQHTTPQAAHESPSEGRVPLIRFLDSWKEDMMREMMQKFSDGRSAYATEHLDLVSRTTEKSPFSEWIQNEPKPRDFLIPSLPAFNGKGDPLNHLFQFQQKMALEANNEAIQCKVFSTTFSGPALLWFQQLKPGSLNSFSDLRRTFLQQYSVNREAPRIMADLYRIEQGENEHPKSYLQRFIDLVHQIHDVDPLTAANLFVKSLQVGSLLHENLTMTPPYDMADVQTRAEGVFRVL, encoded by the coding sequence ATGTATCGCCTGTTGGAAGCGAGCCAGCAGCGGTCCAACAAAGAAATCAAGACATTAATCGAAGCCCAAGCTAGGCTCGAAGCCGAGATTGCTGAGCTGCGCAGGTCCGCTGACACGACTCCCAACACCCAAGCCTACGACAATCTTGATTCTAGCAGATTTGACGTTCTAATCGACCGCGTTAATTCCCCTCATCAACACATGAACCCAAGTAACGGAAGATCCCAAGGAATCTCGCCACCCTCCGGGACCGAAGAGCGACAAGCCCCAACCTCTGACACGCATGGGCGGGCGGAAGCAGAACCCACCGGACCCGCTCAGCCAGCAGCCGAAATCCGGCCTCAACACACCACACCTCAAGCCGCACACGAATCTCCCTCTGAAGGTCGTGTTCCCTTGATTCGGTTCTTGGACAGCTGGAAAGAAGACATGATGAGGGaaatgatgcagaagttctcAGATGGGCGATCCGCCTATGCCACCGAACATTTGGATCTAGTATCAAGAACCACTGAGAAATCGCCTTTCTCGGAATGGATTCAGAATGAGCCAAAGCCTCGAGACTTCCTCATTCCTTCCCTGCCAGCGTTCAATGGAAAGGGAGACCCACTAAACCACCTATTTCAATTTCAACAGAAGATGGCATTAGAAGCTAATAACGAAGCCATACAATGCAAAGTCTTTTCAACGACTTTCTCCGGGCCAGCTCTGTTATGGTTCCAACAATTAAAGCCCGGGTCACTCAACAGTTTTAGTGATCTCCGACGGACCTTCTTACAGCAGTACAGCGTGAACCGAGAGGCGCCCAGAATAATGGCCGATCTCTATCGGATTGAACAGGGGGAGAATGAACATCCGAAATCATACTTACAGCGTTTCATTGACCTTGTGCATCAAATCCACGACGTCGACCCACTCACCGCAGCAAATCTCTTCGTCAAAAGCTTACAGGTGGGATCTCTCTTACATGAGAATCTCACCATGACACCACCATATGACATGGCAGACGTACAGACCCGAGCCGAGGGCGTCTTCAGGGTATTATAA